The following are encoded in a window of Flavobacterium cupriresistens genomic DNA:
- a CDS encoding FIST signal transduction protein produces the protein MKIIQAYKKKNENWEYLTKVEQLKNPLVLVFGNRMQLQRLEVIDAIRKEFPYEHLVFGSTAGEIIDANVFDDSIVVTAIEFEKSTFEIRTDNIFNHNKDANALGQSLYQQMPKESLKHLFVLSEGSFVNGSSLIDGLENGIQNKVPISGGMCGDDAKFEKTLASYKENPKEGEVVLIGFYGETLEISFSSFGGWSSFGPERIITRSEANVLYEIDGQPALDLYKKYLGDKANQLPQASLLYPLNVMPEGKTEAVVRTILNINTENQSMILAGDVPENSKVQLMMASVDAIAEGALQAAMLAMKNRKNHPQLALLVSCVGRKLVMNQRVEEEIEHVQEIIGNEVAITGFYSYGEMAPFSGNTFCELHNQTMTLTLISE, from the coding sequence ATGAAAATAATTCAAGCTTATAAAAAAAAGAATGAAAATTGGGAGTACCTAACAAAAGTAGAGCAATTAAAAAATCCGCTGGTACTTGTTTTTGGAAACAGAATGCAGTTACAGCGTCTGGAAGTTATTGATGCTATCCGAAAGGAATTTCCTTATGAACATCTGGTATTTGGTTCTACAGCGGGCGAGATCATCGATGCAAATGTATTTGATGATTCGATTGTAGTTACTGCAATAGAATTTGAAAAAAGTACGTTTGAAATTAGGACCGATAATATTTTTAACCATAATAAAGATGCGAATGCTTTGGGGCAATCTCTTTACCAACAAATGCCTAAAGAAAGTTTGAAGCATTTATTTGTACTCTCTGAAGGAAGTTTCGTAAACGGAAGCTCCCTTATTGACGGTCTTGAAAATGGCATTCAAAATAAAGTACCAATTTCAGGAGGTATGTGTGGAGACGATGCAAAATTTGAGAAAACACTAGCCTCTTACAAAGAAAATCCAAAAGAAGGAGAAGTCGTTTTAATTGGATTTTATGGCGAGACTTTAGAAATTTCGTTTTCCAGTTTTGGCGGATGGAGTTCTTTTGGTCCAGAAAGAATTATTACCCGGTCAGAGGCCAATGTATTATATGAAATCGATGGCCAGCCTGCATTAGATTTGTATAAAAAATATTTAGGAGACAAAGCGAATCAATTGCCTCAGGCTTCTCTGTTGTATCCTTTGAATGTTATGCCTGAAGGGAAAACGGAAGCTGTAGTTCGTACTATTTTAAATATTAATACCGAAAATCAGTCGATGATTTTAGCTGGAGATGTGCCAGAAAACTCCAAAGTGCAGTTGATGATGGCCTCTGTAGATGCTATCGCAGAAGGAGCTTTACAAGCGGCCATGTTAGCTATGAAAAATAGAAAAAATCACCCACAGCTTGCTTTATTAGTGAGCTGTGTAGGAAGAAAATTAGTTATGAATCAGCGGGTTGAGGAAGAAATTGAGCACGTTCAGGAAATAATTGGAAATGAAGTAGCAATTACTGGATTTTACTCTTATGGTGAAATGGCTCCATTTAGCGGGAATACGTTTTGTGAACTACATAACCAAACCATGACTTTAACCCTAATCAGCGAATAA
- a CDS encoding Hpt domain-containing protein, whose amino-acid sequence MEKPNLNYIDQLCGEDDAFKRKMIAIIKKELPLEIASYHENMEAENYKLAADCVHKLKHKISILSLEKNYDVAHQYENNLLNGTLHSEEQFESILHLIQSFVNEL is encoded by the coding sequence ATGGAAAAGCCTAATTTAAATTATATAGACCAACTCTGCGGAGAAGACGATGCATTTAAGCGCAAAATGATTGCAATTATTAAAAAAGAACTTCCACTTGAAATAGCGTCATATCATGAAAATATGGAGGCTGAGAATTATAAACTCGCAGCAGACTGTGTTCATAAATTAAAACATAAAATATCTATTTTAAGTCTTGAAAAAAACTATGATGTTGCGCATCAATATGAGAATAACTTATTAAATGGCACACTTCACTCCGAAGAACAATTTGAAAGTATTTTACATTTAATACAAAGTTTTGTAAATGAATTGTAA
- a CDS encoding aldehyde dehydrogenase family protein, whose amino-acid sequence MMPTIDEAIESAVNGRMWNAGQVCTSSKRIIVKESIGGFIFGKSQSEFDSIKARDPMSPETTLAPLSSEKVVEVLIKQVRQAVKEGATLLLGGKRIDRKGAFMEPTLLTNIKLGNFTYIEEIFGPVFMFYRVKNEDEAVALANANNFGLGRSVFSGDEKRALNVARQIETGMVYINHLTGITVQKKLQDYPCSFS is encoded by the coding sequence ATGATGCCAACCATAGATGAAGCAATTGAATCTGCCGTAAATGGTCGTATGTGGAATGCAGGACAGGTATGTACCTCTTCTAAGCGAATTATTGTTAAAGAAAGCATTGGCGGATTCATTTTTGGAAAAAGTCAAAGTGAATTTGACTCTATTAAAGCTCGAGATCCTATGAGTCCTGAAACAACACTTGCCCCTCTTAGTAGCGAGAAAGTCGTGGAAGTTCTTATTAAACAAGTACGCCAAGCAGTAAAGGAAGGGGCTACTTTATTATTGGGAGGTAAACGAATTGATCGCAAAGGTGCTTTTATGGAACCTACCCTCCTTACCAATATAAAACTTGGAAACTTCACTTATATCGAAGAAATCTTTGGTCCGGTATTTATGTTTTATCGTGTTAAGAATGAAGACGAAGCAGTGGCCCTTGCTAATGCAAATAATTTTGGTCTTGGCAGAAGTGTTTTTAGCGGTGATGAAAAAAGAGCCTTAAATGTTGCCCGACAAATAGAAACCGGAATGGTGTACATTAATCATCTTACGGGCATTACGGTACAAAAAAAGCTGCAAGATTACCCGTGCAGCTTTTCATAA
- a CDS encoding response regulator, which yields MAKSLNILLIEDDAIEVMKFNRVLKSLELNHRIIEANNGEEAVDILKSKEIIPDIIVLDLNMPKLNGIEFLSILKADDVLKYIPAIILTTSNNHRDVMECYKIGIAGYILKPLKYEDYVDRIKKILDYWSTNELISQ from the coding sequence ATGGCAAAATCGTTGAATATACTATTAATAGAAGATGATGCAATTGAAGTAATGAAATTCAATAGAGTACTAAAAAGTTTAGAACTCAATCATCGCATCATCGAAGCAAATAATGGTGAAGAGGCAGTTGATATATTAAAAAGCAAAGAAATAATACCAGATATTATTGTTTTAGACCTCAATATGCCTAAACTAAACGGTATCGAGTTTTTGTCTATCTTGAAAGCAGATGATGTATTAAAATACATACCAGCAATTATCTTAACTACTTCTAACAATCATAGAGACGTTATGGAGTGTTATAAAATAGGTATTGCGGGCTACATTTTAAAGCCCTTGAAATATGAGGATTATGTAGATAGGATAAAAAAAATACTAGATTATTGGAGCACGAATGAATTAATTTCTCAGTAA
- a CDS encoding sensor histidine kinase, which translates to MNTLLKRQIAKFINPEHLKHLKYFLHAVNESYINNEDQMSMLQRAMKISSNELFQANKKLREEANSLKEINSNLTEILNSMNLDAEKLGNEKDFNQSDFLKKQSIEIVAMNKQREELLKSLENQNKELNEYAHAVSHDLKAPLRNIDTLINWVLEDNKDAMGESCLNSFNQVLLNVEKMDLLIKGILDYSTVDKLESEERLIDFNLVIEEIKRELHIPKNIKISISNDLPKIKGNTWRFKQLMQNLIENSIHYNDKAQGQIEIGCTEKEQDFELYIKDNGIGIAEKYHDKIFKIFTKLESNNQNSGVGLSIVNKIIEYYKGSIWLESSESIGTTFYFTLPKNDGKA; encoded by the coding sequence ATGAATACCCTATTAAAAAGGCAAATTGCAAAATTTATAAATCCTGAGCATTTAAAACATTTAAAATATTTTTTGCATGCAGTCAATGAATCTTATATTAATAACGAGGACCAGATGAGCATGCTGCAGCGCGCTATGAAAATTAGTTCTAATGAACTTTTCCAAGCCAATAAAAAACTGCGTGAGGAAGCTAATAGTTTAAAAGAAATAAATTCAAATTTGACTGAAATATTGAATTCTATGAATTTGGATGCTGAAAAATTGGGCAATGAAAAAGATTTTAATCAGTCCGATTTCTTAAAAAAGCAATCTATAGAAATTGTGGCCATGAATAAACAAAGAGAAGAATTGCTAAAAAGTTTAGAAAATCAGAACAAAGAACTTAACGAATATGCTCATGCTGTTTCTCATGATCTAAAAGCACCACTCAGAAATATCGATACATTGATTAATTGGGTTCTTGAGGACAATAAAGATGCAATGGGCGAAAGCTGTTTAAACTCGTTTAATCAGGTACTGTTAAATGTCGAAAAAATGGATTTGCTAATCAAAGGGATTTTGGATTATTCTACTGTAGACAAATTAGAATCTGAAGAAAGGTTAATTGACTTTAATCTGGTTATTGAAGAAATAAAGAGAGAGCTTCATATTCCGAAAAATATTAAAATTTCGATAAGTAATGATTTACCAAAAATAAAAGGAAATACTTGGCGATTCAAGCAGTTAATGCAAAATTTAATTGAAAATAGCATTCATTATAACGATAAAGCTCAAGGTCAAATTGAAATTGGCTGTACAGAAAAAGAGCAAGATTTTGAATTGTATATCAAAGATAATGGTATTGGAATCGCTGAAAAATACCACGATAAAATTTTTAAAATATTCACAAAATTAGAAAGCAACAATCAAAATTCAGGAGTAGGGCTTTCTATAGTTAACAAAATTATTGAGTATTATAAAGGTTCTATCTGGCTTGAAAGTAGCGAAAGTATTGGAACAACATTTTATTTCACATTACCTAAAAACGATGGAAAAGCCTAA
- a CDS encoding sensor histidine kinase translates to MHKPEIPDNEHLRFEALGAYKILDTLPEEEYDALTKIAAQICGTPIALVTLVDHNRQWFKSHHGLNATETPRDFAFCAHAINTPDELFIIPDATKDIRFHDNPLTTKDPNVIFYAGAPLNTKDGYSLGTLCVIDTKPREGLTENEQESLKALANQVISQFELRKKNRFLEDLNDKIIKKNVQLDQFAYRLTHDLKVPIRGINSLLIFIKEDYKTLLENTELEACIDLIYSRNEYMDFLINGILEYTKVSNDQICFEDFNVESTIQYIANNGAFHIPTHIHFRNCDTFIRHSKIGFVQIIQNLLSNTTKHTDKEECNVWISLTENETNYSFVYEDDGPGIPEKYWLKVFELFETVNSKYDKNAGIGLSTIKAIIDRVVGTIYLKNREDNKKGACFCFVLPKEYNC, encoded by the coding sequence ATGCACAAACCTGAAATTCCTGATAACGAGCATCTTCGTTTCGAAGCCTTAGGTGCTTATAAAATACTAGATACATTACCAGAAGAAGAGTATGATGCCTTAACCAAAATAGCAGCACAAATTTGTGGTACACCGATAGCATTAGTAACTTTAGTGGATCATAATCGACAATGGTTTAAATCGCATCACGGTTTAAATGCAACCGAAACTCCAAGGGATTTTGCTTTTTGTGCGCATGCAATAAACACACCGGATGAATTATTTATTATTCCAGATGCTACTAAGGACATACGGTTTCATGATAATCCGTTAACCACTAAAGACCCGAACGTAATATTTTATGCTGGAGCTCCTTTAAACACTAAAGATGGTTATTCTTTAGGGACGCTTTGTGTTATTGATACAAAACCAAGAGAAGGTCTTACAGAGAACGAACAAGAATCATTAAAGGCATTGGCCAATCAAGTGATTTCCCAATTTGAACTTCGTAAAAAAAATAGGTTTTTAGAAGATTTGAATGATAAAATTATTAAAAAAAATGTGCAGTTGGATCAATTTGCGTATCGGCTTACTCATGATTTAAAAGTACCAATACGAGGTATAAATTCATTATTAATTTTTATAAAAGAAGATTATAAAACACTCCTTGAAAACACAGAATTAGAAGCTTGCATCGATTTAATTTATTCTCGAAATGAATACATGGATTTCTTAATTAATGGAATCTTAGAATATACAAAAGTTAGTAACGATCAAATTTGTTTTGAAGATTTTAATGTCGAAAGCACTATTCAATATATAGCTAATAATGGTGCTTTTCATATTCCGACTCATATACATTTTAGGAATTGCGATACCTTTATAAGGCATTCAAAAATAGGTTTTGTTCAAATTATTCAAAATCTTTTATCAAATACAACGAAACATACCGACAAAGAAGAATGTAATGTTTGGATTTCACTAACAGAAAATGAAACTAATTATTCTTTTGTTTATGAAGATGATGGGCCAGGTATACCAGAAAAATATTGGTTAAAAGTATTTGAGTTGTTTGAAACAGTTAATTCAAAATATGATAAAAATGCCGGTATTGGCTTGTCAACAATAAAAGCCATAATAGATCGCGTAGTGGGTACTATTTATTTGAAGAATAGAGAAGATAATAAAAAAGGTGCTTGCTTTTGTTTTGTTTTACCAAAAGAGTACAACTGTTAA
- a CDS encoding LytR/AlgR family response regulator transcription factor, with product MNCIIIDDEEMARSIIEKMIENTSQLNLLQEFSNAINAIKFLNKNEVDLIFLDIHIPDFTGFDFIKTIKNPPKVILITGDKNFAIEAFEYDCIVDYLVKPINEDRFQKAIKKANSTHLSKIILNKSSNEDNANEFYINIDRRLIKIEFAFLNIVEAKGDYIHIKTEKKNYVVHSTLKKIEEKLPKDLFLKVHRSFIINTKKIIDIEDNSVLIGKDVIPVSRANRPVLMKRLNLL from the coding sequence ATGAATTGCATTATTATTGATGACGAAGAAATGGCAAGATCCATAATAGAAAAAATGATTGAGAATACCTCTCAATTAAACCTTTTACAAGAATTCTCAAATGCTATTAATGCCATAAAGTTCTTAAATAAAAATGAGGTTGATTTAATCTTTCTAGACATACACATTCCTGATTTCACAGGTTTTGATTTTATTAAAACAATTAAAAATCCACCGAAAGTTATCCTAATAACCGGTGATAAAAATTTTGCTATCGAAGCTTTTGAATACGACTGTATTGTTGATTATTTAGTAAAACCAATTAATGAAGATCGCTTTCAAAAAGCAATTAAAAAAGCGAATTCCACACACTTATCTAAAATAATTCTAAACAAAAGTTCTAATGAGGATAATGCAAATGAATTCTATATAAATATTGATCGCCGACTAATCAAAATTGAATTTGCTTTTTTAAATATTGTAGAAGCAAAAGGAGATTATATTCATATCAAAACGGAAAAGAAAAACTATGTAGTTCATTCCACCCTTAAAAAAATTGAAGAAAAATTACCTAAAGATTTGTTTTTGAAAGTGCATCGCTCCTTTATCATTAATACAAAAAAAATTATTGACATTGAAGACAATAGTGTGTTAATTGGTAAGGATGTAATTCCTGTAAGTCGCGCAAATCGACCGGTTTTAATGAAGCGCTTGAATCTACTCTAG
- a CDS encoding PAS domain S-box protein — protein sequence MGNSQFHFDSETFNRIFPFYVLLDHNLLIQDRGKGLIKVLPDLKCGGYFLSSFTITNPFIEELNVDNFYKFTNQLVIIESVKDKISLRGQFENYENGYLFIGSLSHTSVNYFEEKKISLYDFAHYDAALQNSLNTIYQQENQLKEANKKIVDITLFTTQSPDPLIRIDFEGHILKMNPAAEHLKNLIFQGIDCEIEDFLKFIIHQIDKTKERWMFEAENNGKCYSFVCKSLQREGCVNIYGRDITEQKRDQEELNKLSLVAKTNKNGIVFTYPDGKIFWCNDAYLKLTGYENDEIIGKTPVEIGSNPLSNKEEIRRMINAFYEGNTFEVEILHAKKNGGTFWSKTVGQSILDSSKKVIQYFAMIEDISEDKQKEEQLLLLSSIADKNISAVIICDKEGKIEWANSSFTTMTGYSNEELIGKSPGRLLQGEATNSETIAYLKNQIRQGLPFTCEILNYTKFKKKYWVKVQGQALHNKQGEVIKYFAIEENISQEKEFNQQLIDSENRLTSLITNLQSGILLEDEDRKVLIANKRFCNLFDFKGEPEEMIGFDSKMATEENKHFFKRPDEFIERVEEILRDKKNVFSEEIELADGRVYERSFIPIAKGNKSDGHLWSFEDITIKKKYKESLEAEKEKYRNIIANMNMGLLEVDKNDIIQLANQSFCDMSGFSLIDLLGNKSSEILLHPEDKKLVTFKNNERVKGKSDSYEVTSINKKGETRYWLISGAPNYNVNGEVIGSIGIHLDITQQKSLELQKEELLKKLEKQNEQLNDYAQIVSHDLKSPLQSIHSLVTWIKEDNDKEFNAQTVQYLDMIEDKVEKMDHLIEGILTYSKVDDIEMITENINLNDEINKIINIIHIPKHIEIVVKNELPTIKAERFRMQQLFLNIISNAVNYIDKPLGVIEISFEEEKKHYIFAVKDNGPGIAEENQEKIFKIFQSFTSDKRSTGIGLSIVKKIVDNYNGKIWIESEFTKGTTFFIKVPK from the coding sequence ATGGGAAATTCTCAATTTCATTTTGATAGTGAAACATTCAATAGGATTTTCCCTTTTTATGTTTTGCTAGACCACAACTTACTTATTCAAGACCGAGGTAAAGGTTTAATCAAAGTGCTTCCGGACTTAAAATGCGGAGGATATTTCCTGAGCTCATTTACAATTACCAATCCATTTATCGAAGAGCTAAATGTTGACAATTTTTATAAATTCACCAATCAATTAGTAATAATAGAATCTGTTAAAGATAAAATTTCGCTTCGAGGACAATTTGAAAACTATGAAAATGGCTATTTATTTATAGGTAGCCTATCACATACTTCTGTGAATTATTTTGAAGAAAAAAAAATCTCTCTGTATGATTTCGCTCACTATGATGCAGCATTACAAAATTCTTTGAATACAATATATCAACAAGAAAATCAATTAAAAGAAGCCAATAAGAAAATTGTTGATATTACTCTTTTTACTACTCAAAGTCCAGATCCATTAATTCGCATTGATTTTGAGGGTCATATATTAAAAATGAATCCAGCAGCCGAACATTTAAAAAATCTTATATTTCAAGGAATTGATTGTGAAATTGAGGATTTTTTAAAATTTATCATTCATCAAATTGATAAGACAAAAGAAAGATGGATGTTTGAGGCGGAGAATAATGGTAAGTGCTATTCTTTTGTTTGTAAAAGTCTGCAACGAGAGGGCTGCGTAAATATCTATGGACGTGATATTACAGAACAAAAAAGAGATCAAGAAGAGCTAAATAAGTTGTCCTTGGTGGCAAAAACGAATAAAAACGGCATTGTATTTACTTATCCGGATGGAAAGATATTTTGGTGTAATGATGCATATCTTAAATTGACAGGATATGAGAACGATGAAATTATCGGGAAAACACCTGTTGAAATAGGTTCAAATCCTTTATCGAATAAAGAGGAAATTCGTAGAATGATCAATGCTTTTTACGAAGGAAATACTTTTGAAGTAGAAATTTTGCATGCTAAAAAAAACGGTGGTACTTTTTGGTCTAAAACAGTGGGACAGTCCATTCTGGATTCCTCCAAAAAAGTGATTCAGTATTTTGCAATGATAGAGGACATTTCTGAAGACAAACAAAAAGAAGAACAACTTTTATTACTTTCCTCGATAGCTGATAAGAATATTAGTGCTGTCATTATTTGTGACAAAGAAGGGAAAATTGAGTGGGCCAATAGTAGTTTTACCACAATGACTGGTTACTCCAACGAAGAATTGATTGGTAAGAGTCCTGGTCGTTTATTACAAGGTGAAGCAACCAATTCAGAAACAATTGCTTATTTAAAGAATCAAATAAGACAGGGGCTGCCTTTTACTTGTGAGATCTTAAATTATACAAAATTTAAAAAAAAATACTGGGTTAAGGTCCAAGGACAGGCGCTGCATAACAAACAAGGAGAAGTGATTAAGTATTTTGCTATTGAAGAAAATATTAGTCAAGAAAAAGAATTCAATCAACAGCTTATAGATTCTGAGAATCGTTTGACTTCGTTAATAACCAATCTTCAATCAGGTATTTTACTAGAAGATGAGGATAGAAAGGTTCTAATTGCCAATAAAAGGTTTTGTAATTTATTCGATTTTAAAGGAGAACCAGAAGAAATGATAGGTTTTGATTCTAAAATGGCTACTGAAGAAAATAAACACTTTTTTAAAAGACCAGATGAATTTATTGAAAGGGTAGAAGAAATTTTGAGAGACAAAAAAAACGTCTTTTCTGAAGAAATTGAATTGGCGGATGGACGGGTCTATGAGAGGAGCTTTATTCCGATAGCCAAAGGTAACAAAAGTGACGGTCATTTGTGGAGTTTTGAAGATATTACCATCAAGAAGAAGTACAAAGAAAGTTTAGAAGCAGAAAAAGAAAAATATAGAAATATTATTGCCAATATGAATATGGGATTATTGGAAGTAGATAAAAACGATATAATACAATTGGCTAATCAGTCCTTTTGCGATATGAGTGGCTTTTCTTTGATTGATTTGTTAGGCAATAAATCCTCTGAAATTTTACTGCATCCTGAAGATAAAAAATTAGTTACTTTTAAAAATAACGAACGGGTTAAGGGTAAGTCAGATTCGTATGAAGTAACTTCGATTAATAAAAAAGGAGAAACGAGGTATTGGTTAATTAGCGGTGCTCCCAATTATAATGTCAATGGTGAAGTAATTGGTTCAATAGGAATACATTTAGACATAACTCAGCAAAAGAGCCTGGAATTGCAAAAAGAGGAATTGCTTAAAAAATTAGAAAAACAGAACGAGCAACTCAATGATTATGCTCAAATTGTGTCGCATGATTTAAAATCACCGTTACAAAGCATACATTCTCTAGTAACATGGATCAAAGAGGACAATGATAAAGAGTTTAATGCGCAAACGGTTCAATATCTTGATATGATAGAAGACAAAGTAGAGAAAATGGATCATTTGATTGAAGGAATTCTAACCTATTCTAAAGTAGATGATATCGAGATGATTACTGAAAATATTAATTTGAATGATGAAATCAACAAAATAATTAATATTATTCACATTCCAAAGCATATTGAAATTGTAGTAAAAAATGAACTGCCAACAATTAAAGCAGAACGATTTAGAATGCAACAGTTGTTTTTAAATATCATCAGTAATGCTGTAAATTATATTGATAAGCCTCTCGGAGTTATTGAAATAAGTTTTGAAGAGGAAAAAAAGCATTATATTTTTGCTGTTAAAGATAATGGACCAGGAATTGCTGAAGAGAATCAGGAAAAAATATTTAAAATATTTCAATCTTTTACTTCAGATAAAAGATCAACAGGTATTGGGTTGTCTATAGTAAAAAAAATAGTCGATAATTATAACGGAAAAATATGGATAGAAAGTGAGTTTACAAAAGGCACTACTTTCTTTATTAAAGTACCAAAATAA